One segment of Candidatus Effluviviaceae Genus V sp. DNA contains the following:
- a CDS encoding XTP/dITP diphosphatase has product MTPDDVLTLVLATRNPHKVEEINAILSGLPVRILSFNDLPDLPDVVENGETLEENAAKKAREVADATGRPALADDTGLEVEFLGGAPGVYSARYAGEPPSYERNNRKLLKEMAGASEEDRRAAFRTVVALAVPGGDARLVEGTMDGVILTEPVGEGGFGYDPLFRPDGADKSFAQMTSDEKNAISHRGKAVRAARELVLELLEAARGAA; this is encoded by the coding sequence GTGACCCCGGACGACGTCCTCACCCTCGTTCTCGCCACAAGGAACCCGCACAAGGTCGAGGAGATCAACGCCATCCTGAGCGGGCTTCCGGTCCGTATCCTGTCGTTCAACGACCTCCCTGATCTCCCGGATGTCGTCGAGAACGGTGAGACGCTCGAGGAGAACGCCGCGAAGAAAGCCAGAGAGGTCGCGGACGCGACGGGCCGACCGGCGCTGGCCGACGACACGGGGCTCGAGGTCGAGTTCCTCGGCGGCGCGCCCGGCGTCTACTCGGCGCGCTACGCCGGAGAGCCGCCGTCGTACGAGAGGAACAACCGGAAACTCCTGAAGGAGATGGCAGGCGCATCGGAGGAAGACCGCCGGGCGGCGTTCCGGACGGTCGTCGCGCTCGCCGTTCCCGGAGGCGATGCGCGTCTCGTCGAGGGGACGATGGACGGGGTCATCCTGACCGAGCCGGTGGGGGAGGGTGGCTTCGGCTACGACCCGCTGTTCCGTCCGGACGGGGCCGACAAGAGTTTTGCCCAGATGACGAGCGACGAGAAGAACGCCATCAGCCATCGCGGGAAGGCCGTCCGGGCCGCCAGGGAACTTGTCCTTGAGCTTCTGGAGGCCGCACGAGGCGCCGCATGA
- a CDS encoding efflux RND transporter periplasmic adaptor subunit, whose product MKRYPTILRQASLLFTVALAAAGLSMGCGGGAQEEEAEAGAVPVEVTELSSGMVSPVLGYTGGVQGARRTSLGAEIQGRVETFHVDAGDRVEQGDLLVELGSEQLAQVEAQYRAAERDWKRMQSLHEKNAITDQAFDQAEAGYESARASYDMMLGSTRIRAPFSGYITARHLEEGELFMLMPGGTGAPSILDLADISSVSIEVEVSERDWPLIRKGLPAAIAVDAYPDRTFDGSVHRVDASLDEMSRTATAEVRVPNPEGLLRPGMFADVELTLAGREAVLVPLDGLLRQEGTGVSYVFVIEGGKARRRNIALGDVFGDRVEARSGVAEGDLVVLAGRYRLADGDDVTIERTAGEDR is encoded by the coding sequence CGAAGCCGGAGCGGTTCCGGTCGAGGTCACCGAACTCTCGAGCGGGATGGTCTCGCCGGTCCTGGGCTACACCGGCGGCGTGCAGGGCGCGAGGAGAACCTCACTTGGCGCCGAGATCCAGGGTCGGGTCGAGACCTTCCACGTGGACGCCGGCGACCGTGTTGAGCAGGGCGACCTCCTGGTCGAGCTCGGGAGTGAACAGCTGGCCCAGGTCGAGGCGCAGTACAGGGCGGCGGAAAGGGACTGGAAGCGGATGCAGTCGCTTCACGAGAAGAACGCCATCACGGACCAGGCGTTCGACCAGGCCGAGGCCGGATACGAATCGGCGCGCGCGTCGTACGACATGATGCTCGGGAGCACGCGGATCCGCGCGCCCTTCTCAGGGTACATCACCGCCAGACACCTCGAGGAAGGTGAGCTCTTCATGCTGATGCCCGGCGGGACCGGTGCACCGTCCATTCTCGATCTCGCGGACATCAGCTCGGTATCGATCGAGGTCGAGGTGTCCGAGCGGGACTGGCCTCTCATCAGGAAGGGGCTTCCCGCGGCGATCGCCGTCGACGCATACCCGGACCGCACGTTCGACGGGAGCGTGCACCGCGTCGACGCATCGCTCGACGAGATGAGCAGGACGGCCACCGCGGAAGTTCGGGTGCCGAACCCCGAGGGACTCCTGAGACCCGGCATGTTCGCGGACGTCGAGCTCACGCTCGCCGGGCGGGAGGCCGTCCTCGTCCCGTTGGACGGACTCCTCAGACAGGAGGGAACCGGCGTCTCGTATGTCTTCGTGATCGAGGGCGGTAAGGCGCGCCGCCGCAACATCGCGCTCGGCGATGTCTTCGGCGACCGTGTCGAGGCACGGTCCGGCGTCGCTGAGGGCGACCTCGTCGTGCTGGCCGGGAGATACAGACTGGCTGACGGCGACGACGTTACGATCGAGCGAACCGCGGGGGAGGACCGATGA
- the ssb gene encoding single-stranded DNA-binding protein: MAGRGVNKVILIGNLGGDPEVRQTGSGTTVTTFNIATNETWSDRDGNRQEHTEWHRIVAWGKLGEICGQYLSKGRQVYIEGRLRTRTWEDKQGQQRKTTEIKADEMQMLGSRDGGGGGQQERTPEFATESVSMDDDDLPF, from the coding sequence ATGGCAGGCAGAGGCGTCAACAAGGTCATCCTGATCGGGAATCTGGGCGGCGACCCCGAAGTCCGGCAGACCGGCAGCGGCACGACGGTGACCACGTTCAACATCGCAACGAACGAGACATGGTCGGATCGCGACGGAAACCGTCAGGAGCACACCGAGTGGCACAGGATCGTCGCCTGGGGCAAGCTGGGCGAGATCTGCGGTCAGTATCTGTCGAAGGGACGTCAGGTCTACATCGAGGGCCGTCTCCGTACGCGGACCTGGGAGGACAAGCAGGGTCAGCAGCGGAAGACGACCGAGATCAAGGCAGATGAGATGCAGATGCTCGGGAGCCGCGACGGCGGGGGCGGCGGGCAGCAGGAGCGCACGCCGGAGTTCGCCACCGAGAGCGTCAGCATGGACGACGACGATCTGCCGTTCTGA
- the smpB gene encoding SsrA-binding protein SmpB: MAEDVKLVAKNRRARHDYHVEDTVEAGVVLKGTEVKSVRLGKIQLVDSYARVEDGEMFLHGVHISPYKQGNRFNVDPRRVRKLLLHKNEIRRLHRQVREKGVTLIPLSVYLRRGRVKVEIGLCRGKRQHDKRETIKRRDAERDMERELHRRDRNVY, from the coding sequence TTGGCCGAGGACGTCAAGCTCGTTGCGAAGAACCGTCGCGCGAGACACGACTATCATGTCGAGGACACCGTCGAGGCCGGTGTCGTGCTCAAGGGCACCGAGGTCAAGTCGGTACGTCTCGGCAAGATCCAGCTGGTCGACAGCTACGCCAGGGTCGAGGACGGGGAGATGTTCCTTCACGGCGTCCACATCAGCCCGTACAAGCAGGGAAACCGCTTCAACGTCGACCCCCGCAGGGTCAGGAAGCTCCTGCTGCACAAGAACGAGATCAGACGTCTGCACCGCCAGGTCAGAGAGAAGGGCGTGACTCTCATCCCGCTGTCGGTCTACCTGAGGCGCGGCCGCGTGAAGGTCGAGATCGGTCTCTGCCGCGGGAAGCGACAGCACGACAAGCGAGAGACGATCAAGCGACGCGACGCCGAGCGGGACATGGAGCGTGAGCTCCATCGAAGAGACAGGAACGTGTACTGA
- a CDS encoding radical SAM protein: MPPARVFETTAKSVLTRSKIPGLDYAVNPYIGCTHSCSYCYATFMKKFMKITDPWGEFVGVKVNAAEVLAREVRRRHPGRVSLGTVCDPYQEEERRRLLTRSCLEV; encoded by the coding sequence ATGCCCCCAGCGCGCGTCTTCGAGACGACAGCCAAGAGCGTTCTCACGAGGTCGAAGATCCCCGGGCTCGACTACGCGGTCAATCCGTACATCGGATGCACGCACTCCTGTTCCTACTGCTACGCGACCTTCATGAAGAAGTTCATGAAGATCACGGACCCCTGGGGTGAGTTCGTCGGTGTCAAGGTGAACGCGGCGGAGGTGCTGGCCCGCGAAGTTCGGAGGAGGCACCCCGGTCGCGTATCGCTCGGTACGGTGTGCGACCCCTATCAGGAGGAGGAGCGCCGCAGGCTGCTGACCCGCTCGTGCCTCGAGGT
- a CDS encoding MMPL family transporter gives MNLPTFAVNRPVTVFMMFAVLVLFGVLALTRLPVDLMPEFEFPVISVVTPYPGAGSEDIESNVTELVEDAMATISGVDHVNSVSQSGISVVMIEFGWDTDLNEAASDVRDALEMLKSELPDDVETPMIVKMSSANMPILVMGATAEENFPGIRHIVETQIADPLKAVPGVSEVWVFGGPEREIKVNVDPSRLEATGITPDQIVDVLAAENVDIPAGDMDIGRFRYTVRVPGKFQEVSELERIVVGSSMGRVIRLGDIADIEDGFAEQIMKARADRQDGLVFFVSKQSGANSVTIANAAIAKIEEIEQDLPPDMEIFTFFDTSDFIKKAINNLTTAIYFGGLGVILVVLLFLRRIRSTIVIGLTIPASFMVALFVMYMLGYTINMVSLMSLSIAIGLVVDAAVVVLENITRHVESGERVREASMFAPSEIGEALAASTLTTIVVFVPMIFISGIVGVLSEQMAVVVIAAIAVSLFSALTLIPALSSTLLRKSFEDEGGTGFRKRVFDWGERVFRRVEERYTRLLSSSLGRRKRTVFVAIGLFAVTILLAGFVKTEFFPAPDSGEIEAILELAPGTTVDRTMEVLGEIEEFIEEEIPEREYMYTFGGETGSGWGIIQGEAEGSHVGHVGLKLVDKELRDRSSEEVGDALRAKMESMPDVVKHSVRTGSSVGQMMGLSGTPISVQIKGSNMEDLVHVAEEAFELISDVPGAVDVAIDVGDPRPEFHIDIDRDRAATQGLNTYLIAQALRSQVFGVDATKLRQGGDQWQVVVRAPRGERSSVEDLMAMPIPSVTGSMVRLSSVADVRMSEGPTEIKHEDQQRIVAVTGRISGRALGEVAGDVRRALEDLERPPGVTIELAGDVENQGEAFGDLFLLLMLSLALVYMVMASQFESLLDPFIIMFSVPFAFVGVVWAFLISNTPLSMTSFLGVVMLMGIVVNNAIVLVDYAKIMRKRGMELREAVMTAGSRRLRPVLMTAFTTIFGMLPLALMRYQGSEVWRPLGITMIGGLLVSTFVTLVLVPTVYMIFHTRIEARARRTR, from the coding sequence ATGAACCTGCCGACCTTCGCAGTCAACAGGCCCGTGACCGTCTTCATGATGTTCGCGGTGCTCGTTCTCTTCGGCGTGCTCGCCCTCACGCGGCTCCCGGTCGATCTGATGCCGGAGTTCGAGTTCCCGGTCATCAGCGTCGTCACGCCGTATCCGGGAGCCGGGTCGGAGGACATCGAATCGAACGTCACCGAGCTCGTCGAGGACGCCATGGCGACGATCAGCGGCGTCGACCACGTGAACTCGGTGTCTCAGAGCGGCATCTCGGTTGTGATGATCGAGTTCGGGTGGGACACCGACCTCAACGAGGCCGCCTCCGACGTGCGCGACGCGCTCGAGATGCTCAAGTCCGAGCTTCCCGACGATGTCGAGACCCCGATGATCGTCAAGATGAGCTCGGCCAACATGCCCATCCTCGTCATGGGCGCCACGGCGGAAGAGAACTTTCCGGGCATCCGGCACATCGTCGAAACACAGATCGCGGATCCCCTGAAGGCGGTGCCGGGCGTCTCCGAGGTGTGGGTCTTCGGGGGCCCTGAGCGCGAGATCAAGGTCAATGTCGATCCGTCGAGGCTGGAGGCCACCGGCATCACGCCGGATCAGATCGTCGACGTCCTCGCGGCCGAGAACGTCGACATCCCGGCCGGCGACATGGACATCGGGCGGTTCCGCTACACGGTTCGGGTTCCGGGCAAGTTCCAGGAGGTCTCGGAACTCGAGCGGATCGTCGTCGGTTCGTCCATGGGCAGGGTCATACGCCTGGGCGACATCGCCGACATCGAGGACGGATTCGCCGAGCAGATCATGAAGGCGCGGGCCGACAGACAGGACGGTCTCGTATTCTTCGTGTCGAAGCAGTCGGGGGCGAACTCCGTGACCATCGCGAACGCCGCCATCGCGAAGATCGAGGAGATCGAACAGGACCTTCCGCCCGACATGGAGATCTTCACGTTCTTCGACACGTCCGACTTCATCAAGAAGGCGATCAACAACCTGACGACCGCGATCTACTTCGGCGGCCTGGGCGTCATCCTCGTCGTCCTCCTGTTCCTCCGGAGGATCCGCTCGACCATCGTCATCGGGCTCACGATCCCGGCGTCCTTCATGGTGGCGCTCTTCGTGATGTACATGCTCGGCTACACGATCAACATGGTCTCGCTGATGAGTCTCTCGATCGCCATCGGATTGGTGGTCGACGCGGCGGTCGTCGTGCTCGAGAACATCACGCGGCACGTCGAGTCCGGCGAGCGCGTTCGCGAGGCGTCGATGTTCGCGCCCTCGGAGATAGGCGAGGCGCTCGCGGCGTCCACGCTGACGACGATCGTCGTCTTCGTGCCGATGATCTTCATCTCCGGCATCGTCGGCGTCCTGTCCGAGCAGATGGCCGTCGTCGTCATCGCCGCCATCGCGGTGTCTCTCTTCAGCGCGCTGACGTTGATACCGGCTCTCTCTTCGACCCTGCTCCGGAAGAGCTTCGAGGACGAGGGAGGCACGGGTTTCCGGAAGCGGGTCTTCGATTGGGGCGAACGGGTCTTCAGGCGGGTCGAGGAGCGCTATACGCGGCTCCTGTCCTCGTCGCTCGGCCGGAGGAAGCGGACGGTTTTCGTCGCCATCGGGCTCTTCGCCGTGACGATCCTGCTCGCGGGGTTCGTGAAGACCGAGTTCTTCCCGGCGCCCGATTCCGGCGAGATCGAAGCGATCCTCGAGCTGGCGCCCGGCACGACCGTCGACCGGACGATGGAGGTCCTGGGTGAGATCGAGGAGTTCATCGAGGAGGAGATCCCGGAGCGGGAGTACATGTACACCTTCGGCGGCGAGACGGGCTCGGGCTGGGGCATCATCCAGGGCGAGGCCGAGGGCAGCCACGTCGGTCACGTCGGCCTCAAACTGGTCGACAAGGAGCTCCGCGACCGCTCATCCGAGGAGGTCGGTGACGCCCTGAGGGCCAAGATGGAGTCGATGCCCGACGTCGTGAAGCACAGCGTCCGGACCGGAAGCTCCGTCGGTCAGATGATGGGGCTCTCCGGAACGCCGATCTCGGTTCAGATCAAGGGCAGCAACATGGAAGATCTCGTGCATGTTGCGGAGGAGGCCTTCGAACTCATCTCCGACGTGCCCGGCGCGGTCGACGTCGCGATCGACGTCGGCGACCCGCGGCCAGAGTTCCACATCGACATCGATCGGGACCGCGCCGCCACGCAGGGCCTGAACACCTACCTCATCGCTCAGGCACTGCGTTCACAGGTGTTCGGCGTCGACGCAACGAAGCTCCGACAGGGCGGCGACCAGTGGCAGGTCGTGGTGCGGGCGCCCAGAGGCGAGCGGTCGTCGGTCGAGGACCTCATGGCGATGCCGATCCCGTCCGTCACGGGAAGCATGGTCCGCCTCTCCTCGGTCGCGGACGTCCGCATGTCCGAGGGACCGACCGAGATCAAGCACGAGGACCAGCAGCGCATCGTCGCCGTGACCGGTCGCATCTCGGGACGCGCGCTCGGCGAGGTGGCCGGCGACGTGCGGAGAGCGCTCGAGGACCTCGAGCGGCCGCCGGGCGTCACCATCGAGCTGGCGGGCGATGTGGAGAACCAGGGCGAGGCGTTCGGCGACCTGTTCCTCCTCCTCATGCTGTCGCTGGCGCTGGTCTACATGGTGATGGCGTCTCAGTTCGAGTCGCTGCTCGACCCGTTCATCATCATGTTCTCGGTGCCGTTCGCGTTCGTCGGCGTCGTCTGGGCATTCCTGATCTCGAACACGCCGCTCAGCATGACGTCGTTCCTCGGCGTGGTGATGCTGATGGGCATCGTGGTCAACAATGCCATTGTGCTCGTCGACTACGCGAAGATCATGCGGAAGCGCGGCATGGAGCTGAGGGAGGCCGTGATGACGGCGGGCAGCCGTCGACTGCGACCCGTTCTCATGACGGCGTTCACGACGATCTTCGGCATGTTGCCGCTGGCGCTCATGCGCTACCAGGGCTCGGAGGTCTGGAGGCCGCTCGGCATCACGATGATCGGCGGGCTCCTGGTGTCGACGTTCGTCACGCTGGTCCTTGTCCCGACCGTCTACATGATCTTCCATACGAGGATCGAGGCCAGAGCGCGGAGGACGAGATGA
- a CDS encoding DUF362 domain-containing protein — protein MPPRRTNGPDTVAGSGPGPEPREDSAVSKQKVAVLRTKPETVLDDYRRLCELAGMKDALDPSATTILKDNISWHLMYPSSNTTPWQLEGTILALREQGFEDLVDVHNKTVVTICDLGDRYNRFGPVLEKHDVPTKHNFNPDDMSWIEYRPKATMAVLDKVFPDGIYLPDYFFGKNIVHLPTVKTHSYTVTTGALKNAFGGLLNVNRHMTHTWIHDTIVDLLAIQKEIHTGVFCTMDGTTAGSGPGPRTLIPHRKDVILASADQVAIDAVSARMMGFEPMEIDYIAHATERGLGQGDPREIEIVGDEDAAAERWGFTVGVNLGTGTGMLLWRSPLKIFQKLLFQTPIVKMFIWASETYHDKFWYPKHGVPVVEKWKRESPWGRLFEQYPESTKEIDPSCRQEPFS, from the coding sequence ATGCCGCCCCGTCGCACGAACGGGCCCGACACGGTGGCCGGAAGCGGCCCCGGGCCGGAGCCCCGGGAGGATTCCGCCGTGTCGAAGCAGAAGGTCGCCGTCCTCAGGACGAAGCCCGAGACCGTCCTCGACGACTACCGCCGTCTCTGCGAGCTGGCGGGCATGAAGGACGCTCTCGACCCTTCAGCCACCACGATCCTCAAGGACAACATCAGCTGGCACCTGATGTACCCCAGCTCGAACACGACCCCCTGGCAGCTCGAGGGCACGATCCTCGCGCTCAGGGAACAGGGGTTCGAGGATCTGGTCGACGTCCACAACAAGACGGTGGTCACCATCTGCGACCTCGGCGACAGATACAACAGGTTCGGCCCCGTGCTCGAGAAGCACGACGTCCCGACGAAGCACAACTTCAACCCCGACGACATGTCCTGGATCGAGTACAGGCCGAAGGCGACGATGGCGGTGCTCGACAAGGTCTTCCCCGACGGCATTTATCTGCCGGACTACTTCTTCGGGAAGAACATCGTCCACCTCCCCACCGTCAAGACGCACAGCTACACCGTGACGACCGGCGCCCTGAAGAACGCCTTCGGCGGGCTTCTCAACGTCAACCGTCACATGACCCACACATGGATCCACGACACGATCGTCGACCTGCTGGCCATCCAGAAGGAGATCCACACGGGGGTCTTCTGCACGATGGACGGCACCACGGCCGGAAGCGGCCCCGGGCCCCGTACGCTCATCCCCCATCGGAAGGATGTCATCCTCGCCTCGGCCGACCAGGTCGCGATCGACGCGGTCTCGGCCCGGATGATGGGCTTCGAGCCGATGGAGATCGACTACATCGCTCACGCGACGGAACGCGGTCTGGGACAGGGCGACCCGCGGGAGATAGAGATCGTGGGAGACGAGGACGCCGCGGCCGAGCGATGGGGGTTCACGGTCGGGGTGAACCTGGGGACGGGGACAGGAATGCTCCTATGGCGCAGCCCCCTCAAGATCTTCCAGAAGCTGCTCTTCCAGACCCCGATCGTCAAGATGTTCATCTGGGCGAGCGAGACGTACCACGACAAGTTCTGGTACCCGAAGCACGGCGTCCCGGTCGTCGAGAAGTGGAAGCGCGAGAGCCCGTGGGGACGACTCTTCGAGCAGTACCCCGAGAGCACGAAGGAGATCGACCCGAGCTGCCGTCAGGAGCCGTTCTCCTAG
- a CDS encoding glutamate racemase, protein MADARPIGVFDSGIGGLTVVSEIMRQLPAESIVYFGDTARLPYGPKSNETVTAFSIQNTAFLLRHDVKMIVVACNTASSVAIGPLAERFDVPVIGVIRPGALAAASSTLVGRVGVIGTEGTIASGAYHTEIGRIDREIEVLEQSCPLFVPLAEEGWTDREVTLVIAHEYLRPLRDAGVDVVVLGCTHYPILKTTIGKVFGPSVRLIDSAEETASEVRERLQTLDLMREDDAPRRLRYFVSDVPHRFREQAERFLGSELGDVSIVSEEELVEECP, encoded by the coding sequence GTGGCTGACGCGCGTCCGATCGGCGTGTTCGACTCCGGCATAGGCGGCCTGACGGTCGTCTCCGAGATCATGCGGCAGCTTCCGGCAGAGTCGATCGTCTACTTCGGCGACACGGCGAGGCTCCCGTATGGGCCGAAGTCGAACGAGACGGTCACCGCGTTCTCGATCCAGAACACCGCCTTCCTGCTGCGGCACGACGTCAAGATGATCGTCGTCGCCTGCAACACCGCGTCGTCGGTCGCCATCGGACCACTGGCCGAGCGCTTCGACGTCCCGGTCATCGGCGTCATACGCCCGGGCGCCCTCGCCGCTGCCTCGTCGACGCTCGTTGGACGTGTGGGGGTCATCGGGACGGAGGGCACGATCGCCAGCGGTGCCTATCACACTGAGATCGGGCGCATCGACCGGGAGATCGAGGTGCTCGAGCAGAGCTGCCCGCTGTTCGTTCCACTGGCCGAGGAGGGGTGGACCGACCGCGAGGTGACGCTCGTGATCGCGCACGAGTATCTCCGTCCACTGCGGGACGCCGGTGTCGACGTGGTCGTCCTGGGATGCACGCACTACCCCATCCTCAAGACGACGATCGGGAAGGTCTTCGGACCCAGCGTGAGGCTGATCGACTCGGCAGAGGAGACGGCCAGCGAGGTCAGGGAACGACTTCAGACACTCGACCTGATGCGGGAGGACGATGCGCCGCGCCGGCTCAGGTACTTCGTGAGCGATGTTCCGCACCGGTTCCGCGAGCAGGCGGAGCGTTTCCTGGGCAGCGAGCTGGGCGACGTCTCGATCGTCAGCGAGGAGGAGCTGGTGGAGGAGTGCCCGTGA